A region of Lagenorhynchus albirostris chromosome 20, mLagAlb1.1, whole genome shotgun sequence DNA encodes the following proteins:
- the POLR2A gene encoding DNA-directed RNA polymerase II subunit RPB1 isoform X2, whose translation MRWRVTEKRMSVTEGGIKYPETTEGGRPKLGGLMDPRQGVIERTGRCQTCAGNMTECPGHFGHIELAKPVFHVGFLVKTMKVLRCVCFFCSKLLVDSNNPKIKDILSKSKGQPKKRLTHVYDLCKGKNICEGGEEMDNKFGVEQPEGDEDLTKEKGHGGCGRYQPRIRRSGLELYAEWKHVNEDSQEKKILLSPERVHEIFKRISDEECFVLGMEPRYARPEWMIVTVLPVPPLSVRPAVVMQGSARNQDDLTHKLADIVKINNQLRRNEQNGAAAHVIAEDVKLLQFHVATMVDNELPGLPRAMQKSGRPLKSLKQRLKGKEGRVRGNLMGKRVDFSARTVITPDPNLSIDQVGVPRSIAANMTFAEIVTPFNIDRLQELVRRGNSQYPGAKYIIRDNGDRIDLRFHPKPSDLHLQTGYKVERHMCDGDIVIFNRQPTLHKMSMMGHRVRILPWSTFRLNLSVTTPYNADFDGDEMNLHLPQSLETRAEIQELAMVPRMIVTPQSNRPVMGIVQDTLTAVRKFTKRDVFLERGEVMNLLMFLSTWDGKVPQPAILKPRPLWTGKQIFSLIIPGHINCIRTHSTHPDDEDSGPYKHISPGDTKVVVENGELIMGILCKKSLGTSAGSLVHISYLEMGHDITRLFYSNIQTVINNWLLIEGHTIGIGDSIADSKTYQDIQNTIKKAKQDVIEVIEKAHNNELEPTPGNTLRQTFENQVNRILNDARDKTGSSAQKSLSEYNNFKSMVVSGAKGSKINISQVIAVVGQQNVEGKRIPFGFKHRTLPHFIKDDYGPESRGFVENSYLAGLTPTEFFFHAMGGREGLIDTAVKTAETGYIQRRLIKSMESVMVKYDATVRNSINQVVQLRYGEDGLAGESVEFQNLATLKPSNKAFEKKFRFDYTNERALRRTLQEDVVKDVLSNAHIQNELEREFERMREDREVLRVIFPTGDSKVVLPCNLLRMIWNAQKIFHINPRLPSDLHPIKVVEGVKELSKKLVIVNGDDPLSRQAQENATLLFNIHLRSTLCSRRMAEEFRLSGEAFDWLLGEIESKFNQAIAHPGEMVGALAAQSLGEPATQMTLNTFHYAGVSAKNVTLGVPRLKELINISKKPKTPSLTVFLLGQSARDAERAKDILCRLEHTTLRKVTANTAIYYDPNPQSTVVAEDQEWVNVYYEMPDFDVARISPWLLRVELDRKHMTDRKLTMEQIAEKINAGFGDDLNCIFNDDNAEKLVLRIRIMNSDENKMQEEEEVVDKMDDDVFLRCIESNMLTDMTLQGIEQISKVYMHLPQTDNKKKIIITEDGEFKALQEWILETDGVSLMRVLSEKDVDPVRTTSNDIVEIFTVLGIEAVRKALERELYHVISFDGSYVNYRHLALLCDTMTCRGHLMAITRHGVNRQDTGPLMKCSFEETVDVLMEAAAHGESDPMKGVSENIMLGQLAPAGTGCFDLLLDAEKCKYGMEIPTNIPGLGAAGPTGMFFGSAPSPMGGISPAMTPWNQGATPAYGAWSPSVGSGMTPGAAGFSPSAASDASGFSPGYSPAWSPTPGSPGSPGPSSPYIPSPGGAMSPSYSPTSPAYEPRSPGGYTPQSPSYSPTSPSYSPTSPSYSPTSPNYSPTSPSYSPTSPSYSPTSPSYSPTSPSYSPTSPSYSPTSPSYSPTSPSYSPTSPSYSPTSPSYSPTSPSYSPTSPSYSPTSPSYSPTSPSYSPTSPSYSPTSPSYSPTSPNYSPTSPNYTPTSPSYSPTSPSYSPTSPNYTPTSPNYSPTSPSYSPTSPSYSPTSPSYSPSSPRYTPQSPTYTPSSPSYSPSSPSYSPTSPKYTPTSPSYSPSSPEYTPTSPKYSPTSPKYSPTSPKYSPTSPTYSPTTPKYSPTSPTYSPTSPVYTPTSPKYSPTSPTYSPTSPKYSPTSPTYSPTSPKGSTYSPTSPGYSPTSPTYSLTSPAISPDDSDEEN comes from the exons ATGCGATGGAGAGTGACCGAG AAACGAATGTCTGTGACAGAGGGCGGCATCAAATACCCAGAGACCACCGAGGGAGGCCGCCCCAAGCTTGGGGGGCTGATGGATCCGAGGCAGGGGGTGATTGAGAGGACTGGCCGCTGCCAAACCTGTGCAG GAAACATGACAGAGTGTCCTGGCCACTTTGGCCACATTGAGCTGGCCAAACCTGTGTTCCATGTCGGCTTCCTGGTCAAGACAATGAAAGTTTTGCGCTGCGTCTGCTTCTTCTGCTCCAAATTGCTTGTGGACTCT AACAACCCAAAGATCAAGGACATTTTGTCTAAGTCCAAGGGGCAGCCCAAGAAGCGGCTCACACACGTCTATGACCTCTGCAAGGGCAAAAACATCTGCGAGGGCGGGGAGGAGATGGACAACAAGTTCGGTGTGGAGCAGCCTGAGGGCGATGAGGATTTGACCAAAGAAAAG GGCCACGGCGGCTGTGGGCGGTACCAGCCCCGGATCCGGCGCTCCGGCCTGGAGCTGTACGCAGAGTGGAAGCACGTCAACGAGGACTCTCAGGAGAAGAAGATCCTGCTGAGTCCTGAGCGGGTGCACGAGATCTTCAAACGCATCTCAGATGAGGAGTGCTTCGTCCTGGGCATGGAGCCTCGCTATGCCCGGCCCGAGTGGATGATTGTCACTGTGCTGCCCGTGCCCCCGCTCTCCGTGCGGCCTGCTGTTGTGATGCAGGGCTCTGCCCGCAACCAG GATGACCTGACACACAAACTGGCCGACATCGTGAAGATCAACAATCAGCTTCGGCGCAATGAGCAGAACGGCGCGGCCGCGCATGTCATCGCTGAGGACGTGAAGCTCCTCCAGTTCCACGTGGCCACCATGGTGGACAACGAGCTGCCTGGCTTGCCTCGT GCCATGCAGAAGTCTGGGCGTCCCCTCAAGTCCCTGAAGCAGCGGTTGAAGGGCAAGGAAGGCCGGGTGCGCGGGAACCTGATGGGCAAGCGGGTGGACTTCTCGGCCCGCACTGTCATCACCCCCGACCCCAACCTCTCCATTGACCAGGTTGGCGTGCCTCGCTCCATTGCCGCCAATATGACCTTTGCGGAGATCGTCACCCCCTTCAACATTGACAG ACTTCAGGAACTAGTGCGCAGGGGGAACAGCCAGTACCCAGGGGCCAAGTACATCATCCGGGACAACGGTGATCGCATTGACCTGCGTTTCCACCCCAAACCCAGTGACCTTCACCTGCAGACTGGCTATAAG GTGGAACGGCACATGTGCGATGGGGACATTGTTATCTTCAACCGGCAGCCAACTTTGCACAAAATGTCCATGATGGGACATCGGGTTCGCATCCTGCCCTGGTCTACTTTTCGCTTGAATCTTAG TGTGACAACTCCATACAATGCCGATTTTGATGGGGATGAGATGAACTTGCACCTGCCACAGTCCCTGGAGACACGGGCTGAGATCCAGGAGCTCGCCATGGTGCCACGCATGATTGTCACCCCCCAGAGCAATCGCCCAGTTATGGGCATTGTGCAGGACACGCTGACCGCAGTGCGCAAATTCACCAAGAGGGACGTTTTCCTGGAGCGG GGGGAGGTGATGAACCTCCTGATGTTCCTGTCCACGTGGGACGGCAAGGTCCCACAGCCAGCCATCCTGAAGCCCCGGCCCCTGTGGACAGGGAAGCAGATCTTCTCCCTCATCATACCCGGCCACATCAACTGTATCCGCACCCACAGCACCCATCCCGATGATGAGGATAGTGGTCCTTACAAGCACATCTCTCCTGGGGACACCAAG GTGGTGGTGGAGAACGGGGAGCTGATCATGGGCATCCTGTGTAAGAAGTCTTTGGGCACATCAGCTGGCTCCCTGGTCCACATCTCTTACCTAGAGATGGGTCATGACATCACCCGCCTCTTCTACTCCAACATTCAGACTGTCATTAACAACTGGCTCCTCATTGAGG GTCATACCATTGGCATTGGGGACTCCATTGCTGATTCTAAGACTTACCAAGACATTCAGAACACTATTAAGAAGGCCAAGCAGGATGTAATAGAG GTCATTGAGAAGGCGCATAACAACGAGCTGGAGCCCACCCCGGGGAACACTTTGCGGCAGACCTTTGAGAACCAGGTGAACCGCATTCTCAACGATGCCCGAGACAAGACTGGCTCCTCTGCCCAGAAATCCCTGTCTGAATACAACAACTTTAAGTCAATGGTGGTGTCCGGGGCTAAAGGTTCCAAGATCAACATCTCCCAG GTCATTGCTGTCGTCGGGCAGCAGAACGTGGAGGGCAAGCGGATCCCGTTTGGGTTCAAGCACCGGACTCTGCCTCACTTCATCAAAGATGACTATGGGCCTGAGAGCCGTGGCTTCGTGGAGAACTCCTACCTGGCCGGCCTCACGCCCACCGAGTTCTTCTTCCATGCCATGGGGGGTCGTGAGGGGCTCATCGACACAGCTGTCAAGACTGCTGAGACTG GATACATCCAGCGGCGGCTGATCAAATCCATGGAGTCGGTGATGGTGAAGTATGACGCCACCGTGCGAAACTCCATCAATCAGGTGGTACAGCTGCGCTATGGTGAAGACGGCCTGGCGGGCGAGAGCGTTGAGTTCCAGAACCTGGCTACCCTCAAGCCTTCCAACAAGGCTTTCGAGAAGAA GTTCCGCTTTGATTATACCAATGAGAGGGCCCTGCGGCGCACCCTGCAGGAGGATGTGGTGAAGGACGTGCTGAGCAATGCACACATTCAGAACGAGCTGGAGCGAGAATTTGAGCGGATGCGTGAGGACAGGGAGGTGCTCAGGGTCATCTTCCCAACTGGTGACAGCAAG GTTGTCCTCCCCTGTAACCTGCTGCGCATGATCTGGAACGCTCAGAAGATCTTCCACATCAACCCTCGCCTTCCCTCTGACCTGCACCCCATCAAGGTGGTAGAGG GTGTCAAGGAGCTGAGCAAGAAGCTGGTGATTGTGAATGGGGATGACCCACTGAGCCGGCAGGCCCAGGAGAACGCCACCCTGCTCTTCAACATCCACCTGCGGTCCACGCTGTGCTCCCGCCGCATGGCTGAAGAGTTTCGGCTCAGCGGAGAGGCCTTCGACTGGCTGCTCGGAGAGATCGAGTCCAAGTTCAACCAAGCCATT GCCCATCCTGGGGAAATGGTGGGAGCTCTGGCTGCACAGTCCCTTGGAGAACCTGCCACCCAGATGACTCTGAACACCTTCCACTATGCTGGTGTGTCCGCCAAGAATGTGACACTGGGTGTGCCCCGACTTAAGGAGCTCATCAACATTTCCAAGAAGCCAAAGACCCCCTCACTTACTGTCTTCCTGCTGGGCCAGTCTGCTCGAGATGCTGAGAGAGCCAAG gataTTCTGTGCCGCCTGGAACATACAACGCTGAGGAAGGTGACTGCCAACACGGCCATCTACTATGACCCCAACCCCCAGAGCACGGTGGTGGCAGAGGATCAGGAGTGGGTGAATGTCTACTATGAGATGCCTGACTTTGATGTGGCCCGAATCTCCCCCTGGCTTTTGCGGGTGGAGCTGGACCGGAAGCACATGACTGATCGGAAGCTGACCATGGAGCAGATTGCCGAGAAGATCAATGCTG GTTTCGGTGATGACTTGAATTGCATCTTTAACGATGATAATGCAGAGAAGCTGGTGCTCCGTATCCGCATCATGAACAGTGATGAAAACAAGATGCAAGAG GAAGAAGAGGTGGTGGACAAGATGGATGACGACGTCTTCCTGCGCTGCATCGAGTCCAACATGCTGACAGATATGACCCTGCAGGGCATCGAGCAGATCAGCAAG GTGTACATGCACTTGCCGCAGACGGACAACAAGAAGAAGATCATCATCACAGAGGACGGGGAGTTCAAGGCCTTGCAGGAGTGGATCCTGGAGACGGATGGCGTGAGCCTCATGCGGGTGCTGAGCGAGAAGGACGTGGACCCTGTGCGCACCACGTCCAACGACATCGTGGAGATCTTCACG GTGCTGGGCATAGAAGCCGTGCGGAAGGCCCTGGAGCGGGAGCTGTACCACGTCATCTCCTTCGATGGTTCCTACGTCAATTACCGGCACTTGGCTCTCCTGTGTGATACCATGACCTGTCGTGGCCACTTGATGGCCATCACCCGACACGGAGTCAACCGCCAGGATACCGGACCTCTCATGAAGTGCTCCTTTGAGGAAACG GTGGATGTGCTTATGGAAGCAGCTGCACATGGAGAGAGCGACCCCATGAAGGGGGTGTCTGAGAACATCATGCTGGGCCAGCTGGCTCCAGCCGGCACTGGCTGTTTTGACCTCCTGCTCGATGCAGAGAAGTGCAAGTATGGCATGGAGATCCCCACCAACATCCCCGGCTTGGGGGCTGCCGGAC CCACCGGCATGTTCTTCGGCTCGGCCCCCAGTCCCATGGGAGGAATTTCTCCAGCCATGACACCCTGGAACCAGGGCGCAACCCCAGCCTACGGCGCCTGGTCCCCCAGTGTTG GGAGCGGGATGACCCCGGGGGCAGCAGGCTTCTCTCCCAGTGCTGCTTCAGATGCCAGTGGCTTCAGCCCTGGTTACTCCCCGGCCTGGTCTCCCACGCCGGGTTCCCCGGGCTCCCCTGGCCCCTCAAGCCCGTATATTCCCTCACCAG GGGGTGCCATGTCTCCCAGCTACTCCCCGACGTCGCCTGCCTACGAGCCCCGCTCCCCTGGGGGCTACACGCCCCAGAGTCCCTCTTACTCCCCCACTTCACCCTCCTACTCCCCTACGTCTCCATCCTATTCTCCAACCAGCCCCAACTACAGCCCCACGTCGCCCAGCTACTCCCCGACCTCGCCCAGCTACTCCCCGACCTCGCCCAGCTACTCCCCGACCTCACCCAGCTACTCCCCGACCTCGCCCAGCTACTCCCCGACCTCACCCAGCTACTCGCCCACTTCCCCAAGCTACTCGCCCACATCACCCAGCTACTCGCCAACCTCTCCCAGCTATTCGCCCACCTCTCCCAGTTACTCGCCAACTTCACCCAGCTACTCACCCACCTCACCTAGCTACTCTCCGACATCTCCAAGCTATTCGCCGACTTCACCAAGCTACTCACCAACTTCCCCAAGTTACTCGCCCACCAGCCCTAACTATTCTCCAACCAGTCCCAATTACACCCCGACGTCACCCAGCTATAGCCCAACATCCCCCAGCTACTCACCTACTAGTCCCAACTACACACCAACGAGCCCCAACTACAGCCCAACCTCTCCAAGCTACTCTCCGACCTCACCCAGCTACTCCCCGACCTCACCAAGCTACTCCCCTTCGAGTCCACGATACACACCACAGTCTCCCACCTATACCCCGAGCTCACCCAGCTACAGCCCCAGCTCGCCCAGCTACAGCCCGACTTCACCGAAGTACACCCCAACCAGTCCTTCCTACAGCCCCAGCTCACCGGAGTACACCCCGACCTCTCCCAAGTACTCACCTACCAGCCCAAAATATTCGCCCACCTCCCCCAAGTACTCTCCGACCAGCCCCACCTACTCGCCCACCACTCCAAAATACTCGCCGACGTCTCCTACTTACTCACCAACCTCTCCGGTCTACACCCCAACCTCCCCCAAGTACTCACCCACCAGCCCCACCTACTCGCCCACCTCCCCCAAGTACTCACCCACCAGCCCCACCTACTCGCCCACTTCCCCCAAAGGCTCGACCTACTCGCCCACCTCCCCTGGCTACTCGCCCACCAGCCCCACCTATAGCCTCACCAGCCCAGCCATCAGTCCCGATGACAGTGATGAGGAGAACTGA